From a region of the Burkholderia sp. HI2500 genome:
- a CDS encoding ATPase, T2SS/T4P/T4SS family — protein sequence MESAGIAELRALTGNTEIAINRPGEGWTETRNGWVRHELPGASLTALTQLANALAIYNKVTPPLSVEDPEKPVRLPNGERGQIVIPPACEPNTVSMTIRIPSATRLSVGDLTRGNFLNDFRIVGTQDATVLSANSSTPSFGDLSMNSSADVVDSRRQLAAPAAVTLQQFELDMLDALAQRDMGQFLTLAMLHRMNVVLVGGVGSGKTTLMKALADVVPATTRVATIEDTHEVPLPNQPNHVHLFFSESLPARRIVKATLRMKFDRVYLAELRGDETWDYLVLLNTGHQGGITTVHANDAISALARIATLVKQSPVGQTLTWEFILREVKSTIDVVLFMENKCLKEVYFDPVGKWKLLRGLA from the coding sequence ATGGAGTCGGCCGGCATTGCGGAGCTGCGCGCGCTGACGGGCAATACCGAGATCGCGATCAACCGGCCAGGTGAAGGCTGGACCGAGACGCGCAATGGTTGGGTGCGGCATGAATTGCCAGGCGCATCGCTTACGGCGCTGACGCAGCTTGCCAATGCGCTCGCGATCTACAACAAGGTGACGCCGCCGCTGTCGGTCGAGGATCCGGAAAAGCCGGTGCGGCTGCCGAATGGCGAGCGCGGGCAGATCGTGATTCCGCCTGCATGCGAGCCCAATACGGTGTCGATGACGATCCGAATTCCGAGTGCCACGCGTTTGTCGGTGGGCGATCTGACGCGCGGCAATTTCCTGAACGACTTTCGAATCGTTGGCACGCAGGATGCCACTGTTTTGTCGGCGAATTCGAGCACGCCATCGTTCGGTGATTTGAGCATGAACAGTTCGGCTGACGTGGTCGACTCGAGACGTCAGCTTGCGGCGCCGGCGGCCGTCACGCTGCAGCAGTTCGAGCTGGACATGCTCGATGCGCTGGCGCAGCGCGACATGGGGCAGTTTTTGACGCTCGCCATGCTGCACCGGATGAACGTTGTGCTGGTCGGCGGCGTTGGCTCGGGCAAGACGACGTTGATGAAAGCGCTGGCCGACGTGGTGCCGGCCACGACGCGGGTCGCGACGATCGAGGACACGCATGAAGTACCGCTTCCCAATCAGCCGAATCACGTGCACTTGTTCTTCAGCGAATCGTTGCCGGCGCGTCGGATCGTGAAGGCGACGCTGCGCATGAAATTCGACCGCGTCTATCTGGCAGAGCTGCGCGGCGACGAAACGTGGGACTACCTCGTGCTGCTCAACACCGGGCACCAGGGCGGCATTACGACGGTGCACGCGAATGATGCGATTTCGGCGCTCGCGCGAATCGCAACACTGGTGAAGCAAAGCCCGGTTGGCCAGACGCTCACGTGGGAATTTATCCTGCGTGAAGTCAAGAGCACGATCGACGTGGTGCTGTTCATGGAGAACAAGTGCTTGAAGGAGGTGTATTTCGATCCGGTCGGCAAGTGGAAATTACTGCGAGGTCTGGCATGA